The nucleotide window GGCCCGGCGTCCAGCCTGCGCGCCAGGCCTGCTTCAGCGTGGCCCATTGCAGCTGTGCGTGGGTGGCGCGCAGCTCGACCCGCCGCTCGGCCCGCTGCACGTGCTGCAGCAGCTTCTCGAAGCGCATCACGCGCCTCCGTGGTCGGCCGCGCGCGGGTCGTGCGCGGTGCCGGCGGCCGGCGGCCCATCGTCCAGCGCGGCGTCCTCGTCGAACAGGCCCAGCCTGGACAGCTGGCGCCGCGTGGCATGCATGCCGGTGTAGTCGAAGTAGCGCCCCACCTTCCACACCGCCAGCGCGGTGACTGCCAGGCTGAGCAGCGCCGCCAGCGACAGCGCCTGCAGCCACGAGAACCCGAAGCGCTGCATCAGCGCGATCAGCGCGCCGGTGACCAGCAGCCACGCCGAGGCGCCGAACACGATGGCCACCCCGGCCCAGGCCAGCGCGCGGCCGAAGGCGCTGCGGGCCAGGGCGAAGTCGGCCGAGACCAGGCCGCGGAAGGCGCGCCCGGCATCCTTGGCCGAGCCGAACGCCGCGCGGCCCGCCGCGCCGACCTCCTTCAGGGTGTCGGCCAGGTCGGGCGGCGCGGGGGTGTCGGTATCGCGGGGCGCGTCGCTCACGCGGCCGGCTTACTTGTCGCCGCCGCTGCGCGCCAGCTTGGCGATGATCCAGCCGGCGGCGAAGGCCACGCCGAACGAGGCCAGCGGCCGCTCGCGGATCAGGTCCGCGGCGCTGTCGATCAGGTCGCGGCCCTTGTCCATCAGGGCGTCCACCTGCTCGCGCGCGGCGCCGCCGCCGGCTTCGGCCGCGGCGATGCCCGACAGCGCGCTGTCGGCCAGTTCGGACTTCACGTTCGCCTTGCCCAGGCGCAGCTCGTCGCCAGCGGCGCTGGCCGCGCCCTTGATGGCCTCGCCAGCGGCCGCGGCGGCCGACGCCAGGTGCGAACCGGCCTCGCCCAGGTTGGACTTCAAGGCATCGGTGTTGGTGGGCATGCTCATGGGTGTCTCCTGCAGGCGGGGGATGGGGCCACTCTAATGCACGGGGGTGAACGGGCTGTTAGATGGCTGGGGGCGAGGAACGAGTGGCTAGGAACGAGGAACGAGTGGGGGCTGCGGCGTGGAGAGTGAGAGCCACTTGCCCCGCCCGCCCCTCGCTGCTCGTTCCTCATCACTCGTTCCTGGCCTTCCTCACTGCATCAGCAGCCGGCCCGTGCCGCGTCCGCGCAGGATGTTCAGCACCAGCTGCGCGGGCTTGCGCTCGAAGCTGGCGCGGAACCCGGGCAGGTCGCCGAACTCGCCGCTGCTGCTGGCCACGATGATGTCACCCGGGCGCAGGCCGCTGTTCCATGCGCGGCTGTCGCGCGCCACGTTGCCTACCTGCACGCCGCCCTGCGCGCCGCGGATCATGCCGCGCACGGCCTGCCGCGCCGACTCGTCCATCTCCTTCAGGGTGGCGCCGGCCAGGCGCGGATCCAGGCTGGCGCCGTCGGCGCTGCGCGCGCCCTCCTTCAGGGCCACGTTGAGCTGCAGCGGCCTGCCGTCGCGGCGCACGTCCAGCGCCACGCGCGTGCCCACCGGTTGCAGGCCTTCGAAGTTGTGCAGCGCCGCGCGGTTGTCGATGCGCTGGCCGTTGGCCGCCAGCACCACGTCGCCGGGCTGCAGTCCGGCCTCGGCCGCGGCCGATCCGGGGTACACGCGGGTCACCAGCGCCCCGCGCGGCAGGTCCAGGCCCAGGCCGCGCGCCACGCGCTCGTCCACGTCCTGCGATTCCACCCCGAACGTGCCCCGGCGCACCACGCCGTCGTTGGCGATCAGCTGCTCCATGATGCCGCGCGCCATGTTGATGGGAATGGCGAAGCCCAGGCCGATGTTGCCGGCCATGCTGCCGCGCGGGTTGAAGCTGGCGGTGTTGATGCCGACCAGCCGGCCCTGCAGGTCCACCAGCGCGCCACCGGAGTTGCCCGGGTTGATCGAGGCGTCGGTCTGGATGAAGTTCTGGTAGCCCGCCACCGGGATGCCGCTGCGCCCCACCGCCGAGACGATGCCCGAGGTGACGGTCTGGCCCAGCCCGTAGGGGTTGCCCATCGCCACCACGAAATCGCCCACCTGCAGCTGGTCGCTGTTGGCCATGGGCACCGCGGTCAGGCCCTGGGAGGGGATGCGGATCAGGGCCACGTCGGTGTCCGGGTCCGAGCCGATGAACTCGGCTTCCACCTGGCGGCCGTCGCTGAGCGTGACCGACACGCCGTCGGCGTTTTCCACCACGTGGTGGTTGGTCAGCACGTAGCCGCGCGCGGCATCCACGATGACGCCCGAGCCCAGCGCGCGTTCCACGCGCTCGCGCGGCATGTCGGGGATGCCCAGCAGGCGGCGGAAGATCGGGTCATCGCCGAACGGCCCCAGCGGGCTGGCCACGCGCACGGTCTGCCGGCTGTACACGCTGACCACCGCGGGGGTGACGCGCTTGAGCATGGGCGCCAGCGAAGGCAGCGCCTGCCCGTCCACCGCGGTGGGCAGGGCGGCGGCGGCCGGTACGGCGGCCGCCGCCGCGGGTGCGGCGTTGGCCGGCTTCTGCAGCAGGTCGTTCAGGCCGGTGGCGGCAAACCCGCCGAACGCGGCGGCGGCGGACAGGGCGATCAGGGTGGGGAACGGGCGCAGCGCTTTCTTCATGGTCGGTCGGCAGCTCGTTGCAAGAGGGAGCGGGCGCCGGAGGCCTCCCGCGTAACCTGAATGAGTCTGCGCACGGACCCCTAAACCGGCAATGAAGTTCACCCTGTGCACCGCCCTGGCCGGACCCGGCGCGCGACGACGGACGGTGGGTGGAGAGCCATGCCATTGTCATGTCAATCCGGTTGACAGGGGGCACCCCCGGGCGTAGTTTGACCACTTCGTGCTGACACAAGATGTTGCGGTCCAGCACGAAGCGGACCCAAGCACTGGTGTTTCACGTCGGGCTTTGCGCTTGGGAAATCGGGCGCCTTTGGGGATTGGCGCATGAGGGCGAGGGACGCAGTGGGCAGCACGGCAACGTCAGGGCCCACCACCACAATCCGGCCATCCGGGCAGCGCATCCTGTGCGGCGGCCCGCGCCGGCGTCCCCGTCGTCCGGGTCCGCGATGAGATACCGGGGCAGGCCCAGGCCTGC belongs to Pseudoxanthomonas sp. F37 and includes:
- a CDS encoding phage holin family protein, producing MSDAPRDTDTPAPPDLADTLKEVGAAGRAAFGSAKDAGRAFRGLVSADFALARSAFGRALAWAGVAIVFGASAWLLVTGALIALMQRFGFSWLQALSLAALLSLAVTALAVWKVGRYFDYTGMHATRRQLSRLGLFDEDAALDDGPPAAGTAHDPRAADHGGA
- a CDS encoding Do family serine endopeptidase, with the protein product MRPFPTLIALSAAAAFGGFAATGLNDLLQKPANAAPAAAAAVPAAAALPTAVDGQALPSLAPMLKRVTPAVVSVYSRQTVRVASPLGPFGDDPIFRRLLGIPDMPRERVERALGSGVIVDAARGYVLTNHHVVENADGVSVTLSDGRQVEAEFIGSDPDTDVALIRIPSQGLTAVPMANSDQLQVGDFVVAMGNPYGLGQTVTSGIVSAVGRSGIPVAGYQNFIQTDASINPGNSGGALVDLQGRLVGINTASFNPRGSMAGNIGLGFAIPINMARGIMEQLIANDGVVRRGTFGVESQDVDERVARGLGLDLPRGALVTRVYPGSAAAEAGLQPGDVVLAANGQRIDNRAALHNFEGLQPVGTRVALDVRRDGRPLQLNVALKEGARSADGASLDPRLAGATLKEMDESARQAVRGMIRGAQGGVQVGNVARDSRAWNSGLRPGDIIVASSSGEFGDLPGFRASFERKPAQLVLNILRGRGTGRLLMQ